Proteins encoded together in one Bombyx mori chromosome 24, ASM3026992v2 window:
- the LOC101747114 gene encoding thioredoxin-related transmembrane protein 2 homolog yields the protein MSFNSDFRQLLKPYYWVNILLSLSYVLCKRTSIICNYVFPESDCELDSRETEILFFLIIVIMLRTRKAGSVTMVNYLSSSFVYTKIANLILWFYADIRYGLPYAAAIILLALLLPEPTYTGPEHVTYFRGPESLEDELKRNKHATWVVCLYAAWHPACVNFAPVFAELSSSYSLDNLRFGKLDVGRYPGSGLKYKVQDGPTSRQLPTVMVMSEGREKMRRPQPDSTGKLQKFLFSKDNMKAAFDLDGLYAECKEKLASFRQNKKDE from the exons ATGTCTTTTAACAGTGATTTTCGACAACTATTAAAACCATACTATTGGGTTAACATATTGCTAAGTTTATCGTACGTTCTCTGCAAGCGTACATCCATTATTTGTAATTATGTATTTCCGGAGAGTGACTGCGAATTGGACAGCCGTGAAacggaaatattatttttcctaaTTATAGTGATAATGTTGAGGACGAGAAAAGCGGGAAGCGTCACGATGGTGAACTATCTGTCGTCTTCGTTCGTTTATACCAAGATTGCGAACTTAATTCTGTGGTTCTACGCCGACATTAg GTACGGTCTTCCCTATGCAGCCGCGATCATACTCCTGGCTCTGCTCCTTCCGGAGCCAACGTATACAGGACCGGAACACGTCACCTACTTCCGAGGACCCGAGTCCTTGGAGGACGAGTTGAAACGCAACAAGCACGCCACCTGGGTCGTGTGTCTGTACGCAGCATGGCACCCGGCCTGCGTGAATTTCGCACCGGTCTTTGCTGAGCTATCTTCAAGCTATAGTCTGGATAATTTGAGGTTCGGCAAGCTGGATGTTGGGAG GTACCCTGGTTCCGGTCTTAAATATAAAGTGCAGGACGGGCCGACGAGTCGGCAGCTGCCCACGGTGATGGTCATGAGCGAGGGCCGGGAGAAGATGAGGAGACCGCAGCCCGACAGCACTGGGAAACTTCAGAA GTTTCTATTCTCGAAGGACAATATGAAAGCGGCGTTTGATCTCGACGGTCTGTACGCGGAGTGCAAAGAGAAACTGGCCTCCTTCAGACAGAATAAGAAGGATGAGTAG
- the LOC101739728 gene encoding zinc finger protein 91 produces the protein MTRQVDVKALISHLVRGDGAEKCRICMGETTEGQVYLGDTVMVDGEKPVTLAELLEQITGVEVTVEDNLPDVLCSACSFSALSAAEFRNFCQKAIEQWHNTVKLLEEVTTLHPVNASKIYAVVSDNEISITEDSLRQNKTIKHSPIKSKEYGKSLQCSCPNCGKTFSYASDLYDHLKGSTDLTRACYVCARIMSEDDLVEHLREKHNKKPFNCNKCAVLLRSYKHYKKHMADAHRPGVCTCGDCGRSFKSLPAYNAHLSVHTPKTCPKCSKLYRNQTCYLYHVKRCCELSRESREIHQTKNKLSVLVKSDQRSVKVGLRGSRNTECICDYCQKRFAGKKFVATHIQIVHMKSTHRPCVYCGKYLAAAHIPVHLKRHETLETFKCELCNIVLKSKLGYQQHLRLHSGEKPYVCKYCDERFSASSRRSEHVRKAHRQSDTVLRHSCAVCPAKFRLPYQLRKHVSSVHHIDKPGSFDCEICKVKFASCRALLVHHRNIHTKRKIENHSQLVKDLGAKISTRSARMKGPERSRMACPECGKCFKNAVRFNAHIRNLKIKYCTQCGRLMNLNSYGAHAENDHNARVFRCKKCPEVFARYSYLEKHKTKHIGVHCCVECKRSFRNATSLWTHLRKHRPAVCACGKKFTNGICFRKHGKTCVSNRGAVRYVCDYCSKEYSVRTTLKFHIFNAHMSLKKFQCDKCGKVFGNRSHLEEHGNSHNRVADRFVCVHCDAKFSTRRGHERHARKHDVADEDALPPGVCRHCSEDTMAAYNFRQLCDTSKKRWSSAAELLSRIHANADSGTLFFLYDDAILLLKDKISTTDTRAASELLNSKFDEETEQKPRKYQRSYQPPLECSCPECGKTFQNVQYLNYHLKSSLNCACRTCALVMQKRFIPEHMRVEHGVSVAHCRMCYAVFEDQESVKRHLLSSHGPNSFSCNTCGTGFSGQRALRAHMYSHTLFDCKSCSRTFENRKCFKHHQRGCKREVSPIESTFICDYCKIEYNKKPSLKVHIIQKHLNVLPYVCQKCGKRASTVAHLQSHLRTHNHVRKVFECHCGAKMTTELGYRLHQRIHSGEKPYECKRCGERFLSSSRRLDHIKRRHMGTQNMPHACDKCPARFLREDPLCPNGACVSCASSALAVQEFRMFVQNSQKSWYKVINSLSSITAPVVPQVKSLCAFVSSNDLSVQITKNYTTGDPKALVNRFQSRISRKPPKRLRVDRTGPDCACPDCGKTFSSPHFLNAHLMNSGQKEACLICGDVVLRRDPMLAHMKTVHKSTFYLCKECPLLFTTEADRVQHVAKHHKPGALTCSDCGRTFPRKESFDHHTQMHMVRTCRSCGCQFTNRGCYREHRSQCEPEAKPDVHGLPRTKRYNVRDPASFTCDYCNKTYSSRPQLKNHILWIHMDIRPHQCQWCGKRFYTPARLAEHSVVHTRVRNFECDICGAKLVSKMAAVYHKRRHTGERPYKCDDCGEGFISASRRTEHAKRRHNRGKRLQCPECPATFIRKCEVQKHRIKAHGVTEVYNIITDMKS, from the exons ATGACAAGACAAGTGGACGTGAAAGCATTAATTTCCCATCTAGTCAGAGGGGATGGCGCCGAAAAATGTCGTATTTGTATGGGTGAAACAACAGAGGGCCAAGTTTACCTAGGAGATACTGTAATGGTGGACGGAGAGAAGCCCGTGACCTTAGCTGAACTATTAGAACAAATCACGGGAGTCGAG GTAACAGTGGAAGATAACCTGCCCGACGTTCTATGCTCGGCCTGCTCATTCTCAGCATTATCCGCAGCAGAGTTCAGAAACTTCTGCCAGAAAGCCATAGAGCAATGGCATAACACAGTAAAATTACTGGAGGAGGTCACCACCTTGCATCCTGTAAACGCATCCAAAATTTATGCTGTCGTATCTGACAACGAAATATCCATCACCGAAGACTCattaagacaaaataaaacaatcaaacaTTCGCCTATTAAAAGTAAAGAATATGGTAAAAGCTTACAATGCTCATGTCCGAACTGTGGGAAGACATTTTCATATGCATCAGATTTGTATGATCATTTGAAAGGATCGACGGACTTGACTCGGGCTTGCTATGTGTGCGCAAGGATAATGTCTGAAGATGATCTGGTGGAGCATCTAAGagaaaaacacaataaaaagcCATTCAACTGTAACAAATGTGCTGTTCTGCTCCGCTCATACAAACATTACAAGAAGCACATGGCAGACGCTCACAGGCCCGGTGTGTGTACGTGTGGAGACTGCGGACGATCATTCAAATCTCTGCCGGCATACAACGCTCATCTATCAGTACACACTCCAAAGACCTGTCCAAAGTGCTCTAAACTGTACCGAAACCAAACTTGTTACCTTTATCACGTTAAAAGGTGCTGTGAGTTGAGCCGGGAAAGCCGGGAAATACATCAAACGAAGAATAAACTATCGGTTTTGGTTAAGAGTGATCAGAGGTCAGTCAAAGTTGGTCTCCGGGGCAGTAGGAACACTGAATGTATATGTGACTATTGTCAGAAGAGGTTTGCCGGAAAGAAATTTGTAGCGACTCACATTCAGATTGTGCATATGAAATCCACTCACCGCCCCTGCGTGTATTGTGGAAAATACCTCGCTGCTGCTCACATACCAGTCCACTTGAAGAGGCATGAAACATTGGAGACCTTCAAATGTGAACTATGCAATATTGTACTAAAATCGAAACTAGGCTATCAACAACATCTAAGACTACACTCCGGAGAGAAACCTTATGTGTGTAAATACTGCGATGAAAGATTCTCTGCTTCGTCAAGGCGGTCCGAGCATGTCCGCAAGGCACACAGACAGAGTGATACGGTCTTGAGACACTCATGTGCCGTCTGTCCTGCTAAGTTCAGGCTACCCTACCAGCTCAGGAAGCATGTTTCCTCCGTACATCACATAGACAAACCAGGGTCCTTTGATTGtgaaatttgcaaagtaaaattTGCAAGTTGTAGAGCTCTATTGGTTCACCACAGAAACATTCACAC CAAGAGAAAGATTGAAAATCACTCGCAACTTGTAAAAGATTTGGGAGCCAAAATCAGTACGCGGTCGGCACGCATGAAAGGTCCAGAACGTTCCAGAATGGCTTGTCCCGAATGCGGGAAGTGTTTTAAGAACGCGGTGCGGTTTAATGCTCACATTAGgaatttgaaaataaagtatTGCACGCAGTGCGGACGTTTAATGAACTTGAATTCTTACGGAGCTCACGCTGAAAATGATCACAACGCGAGGGTGTTCCGATGTAAGAAATGCCCGGAGGTGTTCGCGAGGTATTCGTATTTGGAAAAACACAAAACCAAGCACATCGGTGTACATTGCTGCGTAGAATGCAAACGTAGCTTTCGCAACGCAACGAGTCTGTGGACGCACTTACGGAAACACCGACCGGCGGTGTGTGCCTGCGGTAAAAAGTTCACGAACGGAATATGTTTTAGGAAACACGGAAAAACGTGCGTAAGTAACAGGGGCGCCGTTCGATACGTCTGCGACTATTGCTCGAAAGAATACAGCGTCAGGACTACCCTCAAATTTCACATATTCAATGCGCACATGTCGCTAAAGAAATTCCAGTGCGATAAATGCGGAAAGGTTTTCGGTAATCGTTCTCACCTGGAGGAACATGGTAATTCTCACAACAGAGTCGCAGATAGATTCGTGTGCGTCCACTGCGACGCGAAGTTTAGCACGAGACGAGGCCACGAGAGGCACGCGAGGAAACACGAT GTGGCGGACGAAGACGCCCTTCCACCCGGGGTCTGCAGGCATTGCTCCGAGGATACCATGGCCGCTTACAACTTCAGACAGCTGTGTGATACATCGAAAAAGCGTTGGTCCAGTGCCGCGGAGCTTCTATCGCGGATTCACGCGAACGCCGACAGTGGAACTCTCTTTTTCCTATACGACGACGCTATCTTGCTCCTGAAGGACAAAATTAGCACCACAGATACAAGAGCGGCCTCAGAATTGCTGAACTCGAAGTTTGACGAGGAAACAGAGCAGAAACCGCGCAAATACCAAAGATCGTATCAGCCGCCTCTAGAATGTTCTTGTCCCGAGTGCGGCAAGACCTTCCAGAACGTTCAGTATTTGAACTATCATTTGAAGAGTTCGTTGAATTGCGCGTGTAGAACCTGCGCTTTGGTCATGCAGAAGAGATTCATTCCGGAGCACATGAGGGTCGAGCATGGCGTCTCCGTGGCTCACTGTCGGATGTGTTATGCGGTTTTCGAAGACCAAGAGTCAGTTAAGCGTCACTTGCTATCGTCTCACGGCCCTAATTCGTTCTCTTGCAATACGTGCGGCACCGGCTTCAGCGGCCAGAGAGCCTTGCGCGCTCACATGTACTCGCACACGTTGTTCGACTGTAAGTCCTGCTCCAGGACATTTGAGAATCGTAAATGCTTCAAGCATCACCAGAGAGGATGCAAACGCGAGGTCTCGCCAATCGAATCCACGTTCATATGCGACTATTGTAAAATAGAATATAACAAAAAACCATCTCTGAAAGTGCACATAATACAGAAACATTTGAACGTGTTGCCGTATGTTTGTCAGAAGTGCGGGAAGCGGGCGTCGACCGTCGCGCATTTGCAGTCGCACCTCAGGACCCATAACCACGTGAGGAAGGTGTTTGAGTGTCACTGCGGTGCTAAAATGACCACGGAATTGGGTTATCGGCTCCACCAGAGGATACACTCTGGCGAGAAGCCCTACGAGTGCAAGAGGTGCGGCGAAAGGTTTTTGTCGTCTTCGAGGCGCTTAGACCACATCAAGAGGCGACACATGGGCACCCAGAACATGCCGCACGCGTGCGACAAGTGCCCCGCGAGATTTCTAAG AGAAGATCCCCTGTGTCCCAACGGGGCCTGCGTCTCGTGCGCCAGCTCCGCCTTGGCTGTCCAAGAGTTCAGAATGTTCGTTCAGAACTCACAAAAATCCTGGTACAAAGTTATAAATAGCCTGTCCAGTATAACGGCGCCGGTCGTACCACAGGTGAAGTCTTTATGCGCATTCGTGAGCTCGAACGACTTGAGCGTGCAAATCACGAAGAATTACACGACTGGCGACCCTAAAGCGTTGGTTAACAGGTTCCAAAGTAGAATTTCCAGGAAGCCGCCGAAGCGATTGCGCGTGGACCGCACCGGTCCTGACTGTGCGTGTCCTGACTGCGGGAAAACCTTCTCCAGCCCCCATTTCTTGAACGCTCATCTAATGAACAGCGGGCAGAAGGAAGCCTGCCTCATTTGTGGGGATGTCGTCTTAAGACGCGACCCCATGCTTGCGCACATGAAAACCGTCCACAAAAGCACCTTTTACCTGTGCAAGGAATGCCCCTTGCTTTTTACAACCGAAGCCGACCGCGTTCAGCACGTGGCCAAACATCACAAGCCCGGCGCCCTGACTTGCTCCGACTGCGGTAGAACCTTCCCTAGGAAAGAGTCCTTTGATCACCACACGCAAATGCACATGGTGCGAACTTGTCGCTCCTGCGGCTGTCAGTTCACTAACCGCGGTTGCTACAGGGAGCACAGGTCCCAGTGCGAGCCGGAGGCCAAGCCCGATGTCCATGGTCTCCCGCGGACGAAGCGCTACAACGTACGCGATCCCGCCTCGTTTACTTGCGATTACTGTAATAAGACATACTCCTCGCGACCTCAACTGAAGAATCATATACTCTGGATCCACATGGACATTCGACCTCACCAGTGCCAGTGGTGCGGCAAACGTTTCTACACTCCGGCTAGATTGGCGGAACATTCTGTGGTCCACACGCGCGTCAGGAACTTCGAATGTGATATTTGCGGTGCGAAATTGGTCAGTAAAATGGCTGCGGTTTACCACAAGAGGCGGCACACGGGAGAGAGGCCCTACAAGTGCGATGATTGCGGCGAGGGCTTCATATCCGCCTCGCGTAGGACGGAGCACGCTAAGCGAAGGCACAACAGGGGTAAGAGGCTTCAGTGCCCCGAATGTCCGGCGACGTTTATCAGGAAATGTGAGGTTCAAAAGCACAGGATCAAAGCCCACGGCGTTACTGAAGTTTATAACATTATAACAGATATGAAATCGTGA
- the LOC101735319 gene encoding T-complex protein 1 subunit eta gives MQPQILLLREGTDQTQGKPQLVSNINACQLVVDAVRTTLGPRGMDKLIVDHNGKAVISNDGATIMKLLDIIHPAAKTLVDIAKSQDAEVGDGTTSVVILAGEILKRLKPFVEEGVHPRVLIRAVRTASRLAIEKIKEQAVKIDNKSPEEQRDLLLKCASTAMSSKLIHQQKDHFSKIVVDAVLSLDTPLLPLDMIGIKKVPGGALEDSFLVPGVAFKKTFSYAGFEMQPKTYKDCKIALLNIELELKAERDNAEVRVNNVREYQKVVDAEWQILYEKLAALHASGANVVLSKLPIGDVATQYFADRDMFCAGRVPEEDMRRTARACGGAVLASTRDLTPQVLGHTALFTEKQLGADRYNFFTGCPGAKTCTLILRGGAEQFLEETERSLHDAIMIVRRTIKNDAVVAGGGAVDMQISAHLRSHSLQLAGKEQLAVAAVARAFEAIPRQLADNAGLDGTGLLNKLRQKHAAGEHTHGVDVISGEVVDNFAKCVWEPALVKLNAVSAACEATAQILSVDETIKNVKGGEEAQMPGRGMGRPRMG, from the exons ATG CAACCGCAAATACTTTTACTGAGAGAGGGAACGGACCAGACGCAGGGCAAGCCCCAGCTCGTCTCCAACATCAATGCCTGTCAACTTGTTGTCGATGCG GTCAGAACCACCCTGGGTCCCCGTGGTATGGACAAGCTGATTGTAGATCACAATGGAAAGGCGGTTATATCAAACGATGGTGCAACGATCATGAAG CTACTGGATATCATTCACCCTGCCGCTAAAACTCTTGTGGATATTGCAAAGTCTCAAGATGCCGAG GTTGGCGATGGAACCACCTCGGTAGTGATATTGGCCGGTGAAATTCTGAAGAGGTTGAAGCCGTTTGTTGAAGAAG GTGTTCACCCTCGTGTTCTGATCAGAGCAGTCAGAACAGCGTCAAGACTGGCCATTGAGAAAATCAAGGAGCAAGCTGTGAAAATTGATAATAAGTCGCCTGAGGAACAAAG AGATCTCCTATTGAAGTGTGCATCAACAGCGATGTCATCGAAACTGATTCATCAACAGAAGGATCACTTCTCTAAGATTGTTGTTGATGCTGTCCTGTCTTTGGACACTCCACTTCTGCCTCTCGACATGATTG GAATCAAGAAGGTTCCCGGTGGAGCTCTTGAAGATTCGTTCCTGGTTCCCGGAGTGGCGTTCAAGAAAACTTTCAGTTACGCTGGCTTTGAGATGCAGCCGAAGACATACAAAGACTGCAAGATCGCACTCCTCAATATTGAGCTGGAATTGAAAGCTGAAAGAGACAATGCCGAG GTTCGAGTAAACAACGTGAGGGAATATCAGAAGGTGGTGGATGCTGAGTGGCAGATCTTATACGAGAAGCTCGCCGCTTTGCATGCTAGCGGAGCAAATGTGGTCCTCAGCAAGCTGCCCATCGGAGATGTTGCCACACAATACTTTGCGGACCG AGATATGTTCTGCGCTGGACGAGTGCCCGAGGAAGACATGCGGCGTACGGCGCGCGCTTGCGGGGGAGCCGTACTCGCCTCAACGAGGGACCTCACGCCTCAAGTTCTAGGTCACACGGCGCTCTTCACGGAGAAACAGCTTGGAGCTGACAGATACAACTTCTTTACTG GCTGTCCGGGTGCCAAGACATGTACATTGATCCTGCGAGGTGGTGCGGAACAGTTCTTGGAGGAGACGGAGCGTTCCCTGCACGATGCCATCATGATAGTCCGGAGAACGATCAAGAATGATGCTGTAGTGGCTG GCGGAGGAGCAGTAGACATGCAAATCTCTGCCCATCTCCGGTCTCACTCTCTACAACTGGCTGGCAAGGAGCAGTTGGCTGTAGCGGCAGTGGCCCGAGCCTTTGAGGCCATCCCTCGTCAGCTGGCAGACAATGCAGGCCTGGACGGGACCGGACTCCTCAATAAACTAAGGCAGAAGCACGCCGCTGGGGAGCACACGCACGGTGTGGACGTTATCAGTGGAGAG GTGGTGGATAACTTTGCGAAGTGCGTGTGGGAGCCGGCCCTCGTCAAGCTTAACGCCGTGAGTGCCGCCTGCGAGGCCACCGCTCAG ATTCTATCAGTGGATGAGACCATCAAGAATGTCAAGGGCGGTGAAGAGGCGCAGATGCCTGGTCGCGGCATGGGCCGCCCTCGTATGGGATAG